The sequence AAAGGATAATAACACATCCAGCGTACCTACCACTCGTGCATTTTGCTGAATTTGAGTAACATATTTAGCAGTTTCCTGGACCAATTCTAAAAAATACTTTTGCTCTAAGCCCACTAATCTCTCTTCTGCATGGAGGATCTTCTCCTCATAATCCTTTAACTCTGGAGTAATATATCGCTCAGCATTGACCAAAGTTTGTTTTCTGATCCATTCTTGAGGAACCTTATCTTTATGTGCGTGTGTAACCTCCAGGTAATAGCCAAAGACTTTGTTAAAGGCGATTTTTAATGAAGTAATTCCTGTATTCTGAACCTCACGTTGCTGAAGTTGAACCAAAAAGTCCTTTCCGGTATTGGCGAGATTTCTATACTCATCCAATTCATCATCTACCCCATCTTTGATAATACCTCCTTGGTGCGTCAACATAGGAGCGTCTTCTTTGAGCTCTTTGACAATTTTTTCCAACAAAAATTCACAGAGATTGAGTTGATCTGATAGTCTTTTTAGAGTTGGATTTTCCTGACTTTTTAAAAGCTCCTTGATAGGAATAAGCGCTTTTAAGGCTCTTTTGATCTGATTGATCTCTCTTGGATTGGCTCTTCCTACCACTACTTTGGATATCAAGCGCTCCAAATCTCCAATATGTTTGAGCTCTTGTACGATATTTTCTATCAATACTGAGTTTTGATAGAAGAAGTCTACAACGTTCAGTCTTTCCTCGATGGCTCCTTTGTCTTTTAGAGGCAACACCATCCATTTTTTCATCATTCTGGAGCCCATGGGTGTGACCGTTTGATCCAATATCTGAATCAAAGGAACTCCTCCCTCATGCTGAGCATAGACCAACTCCAAATTCCGGATAGTAAACTTATCCAACCATACATATTTCTCCTCGGCAATTCTGGAAATGGCTGAGATATGTTGAATTTCTTTATGTTCCGTCTCTTCCAGGTAATATAAAATCGCTCCCGCTGCGATTATCCCTAATTCTTGATCTTCAATTCCAAAACCTTTTAAGTTCGCGGTCCCAAAATGCCCTTTTAGTTTCTCATAGGTAAAGTCATATTGGAATACCCAATCTTCACAATGAAATGTGATAAAATCATCCTTTAAGAGTTCTTGAGCAGCTTTTTTAGCAGCTTTGGAGTAAATAATTTCTGAAGGAGCAAAGCTTTGTATCAGCTTTTCCAAATAAGATGCGGAACCTTCAGCGCACATGAATTCACCTGTGGACAGGTCAAGAAATGAAATTCCATGCGTATCCTTTCCAAAATGGATGGATGCCAAATAATTATTTCGTTTGGTATCTAGTACCTGATCATTAAAGGAAAGACCTGGAGTTACTAATTCGGTCACGCCTCTCTTCACGATTCCTTTGACGGACTTCGGATCTTCCAATTGGTCACAAATTGCAACCCTATTTCCCGCTCTTACCAATTTGGGTAAATAAGTATCAAGGGAATGGTGAGGAAAACCAGCCAATTCAATATGAGAAGCAGAGCCATTTGCTCTTTTTGTCAAAACAATGTCCAGCACCTTACTCGCTTTGACTGCATCTTCACCAAAAGTTTCATAAAAATCCCCTACCCGAAACAGCAATAAGGCGCCTGGATGTTTGGCTTTAATGGCATTATACTGCTTCATTAAAGGGGTTTCTTTGCCATCTTTGGATTTGCTCATGGGAGGGTATGCTTACTTTATACTATTTTTGCTCGGGTTATTCATTTAGAATAAAACCTGAAAATAAGGCAATCCGCAAGCAGAACAAAAGGCGATGAAAAAATTAAGTATGGAAGAGCTCAACAGGCTCTCAATTGAAGATTACAAAAAAGCAGGAAAAAGCCCGATAGTCCTTGTTTTGGATAATGTGAGAAGCCTGAATAATGTGGGTTCAGCTTTTCGAACAGGGGATGCCTTTCGTGTTGAAAAAATTTTTCTTTGTGGAATCACTGGAACACCTCCGCATCGGGACATTCAAAAAACTGCTTTAGGAGCCACAGAATCGGTGGAATGGAGTTATTCTGAAAGCACAGTTGAAGCTATTACCCAATTAAAAGCGGAGGGATATAAAATCTGTGCCTTGGAACAGGTAGATAATTCTATTTTTTTAAATGAATATCAACCAGAAAAAACAGATAAAATTGCACTGATTTTCGGAAATGAAGTGTTTGGAGTGGAAGACGAGGTACTTGAAAAATGCGATCATATCCTCGAAATTCCTCAATTGGGGACTAAGCATTCCTTAAATATCTCTGTCACCTTAGGGATAGCCGTTTGGGATATGATGGTAAAGCTAAAGCAGTTTTAGTTTTTGTTAAACCGATATCGGATGCCGGTAGAACCCCTAAGAATGCTCACCTCTCCAATTATTCCAGCGATTTCCATTTGAAAACCAAAATTTTTGTTCTCAAAGGGGTAAATATTTAAACCTGCCGGTATAACTAAGCCTGAAAAATAATTCACCCTTCCACCAAGACCTCCATATAATTGAACTGTTTCATTTTGGAAAAAGGAATAATTGACAGCCAGTTCCAAGCCGGTAAATTCAAAACTATTATCTACATCTACCCTGAATTCCGGAAGCCAATTGTCCCCTAATTGACGATTCACCCCAATAAAAGGCCGATTACTTAAATGAAATGCGGTTGTCCACTGGGCCTGCGCTAAGGAAGCGGTGCCAATAAAAATAAACATAAAAAATATTCGCTTCATGTCTTAAGATTTAGTTGATCTAAAGCTTTACGGAACCTTCTCCTTAAAGTTTTAAATCACTCATCTTAACATGGGTTTTGATCATATTCGAGCTCGCTTTGGCTACGATTTTACCGTTATTTTTTCTAATTACCGCTTCCCAATGGTTTATATTCGCCCCTGATCGTACGAGGTCGGCTGTAAGATCCAAATCTTCTCCAATTTGAGCAGAGGAAAGAAAGTCTACACTTAGATTGATACTGGTCATTAAATATTCTGTACCAGTCACAAAATTTGCCATTCCTATTGCATCATCCAACATCAAAGATGCAACTCCTCCATGAAGAATTCTGGCCGGATTGCACATATCTGGCCTAACTTGATACCTCACTTTAATGTGGGATTTTGAAACTTCTAAAAGTGTTCCTTCTAGCCAATTTCCTGCTGATGAAGGGGTATGATCCAATTTTTTCCCGATAAGGGAGGTAAAGAAGTCTAAAGGCGTGGGCATTATTACTTTTATTTATCCTCTAATAACTTAAAATAATCGTTCAATATTTCTTTTATGGCCTCTTGTTCTTCATTTTTTTGCCATAAAGGTTGCCAGCCATCTTTAGATTCTATTGAAAAATCAGCCTGAGCATCAACCCAGGGTTTAATGGAATTCACATAGGATAAAAAGGTCTGAGCATTCCCATTTTCAAAAGAAAAGGAAGTAGAATCTGTTGGAGTAACTGCTGTAATGTTCAATGGCCAATCTAAATTTTTTGGCTCCAGATAAATATAGGCCTCATCTTTTAATGAGTTTTGGATAATCACTAAGTCTAACCCTCGCTTATTTTCTTCTTGATTTCTGTCCTTATGTCTAAATAAGAGCATTTTAGCATCGGATCGTGCTTCTCGATCATAATGAATCGCCTTCAGATTTAAAAAAAACAGGCGATTAGAGTCATTCACTTTAAATGTTTGATCTTCACCCGTATTATTCGCTCTTTTCTCGTTGAAAAAAGAAAGTAACAAAACAATGAACACTGAGGCTATTCCAAATATTTTTAGAATTTTTAGTAACTCAGGCGTAAATATTGGATCATTAGAAGTGCCTTTTCCCATTCTTTAATCAACTGTAAACCTATTTAAAGGTTAGATTAATGTACGTAGGATCCCGCGTTAATATCTATGCTTGTTCCAGTAGCATGGTCAGCCAACCCAGAGCAAAGGAGAGTAATCATTGGGGCAATATCTTCCGGTTTAGTCAATTCAGTCAGAGCTATATCATTTAAGGCATACTCTTCCCCGTATTCGGATAAAATTTCATTGGCCATATCTGTTCGCGTAAAGCCTGGTGCCACCAAAAATGCTTTGATCCCTACTTTTCCATAATACCTGGCTATAGACCTGGTCAAACTAATTAGTGCTCCTTTCGAAGCAGCGTAGGCCAAGTAATCTGTGGTATCTCCACGAAATGCTGCTCGGGATGAAATATTAATGATTCTTCCATTTTCCAATCCTTTTGCCTGATCAATAAACTCTTTGCACAAAATACCCAAAGCAGTGGTATTGACCTGAAGAGTTTGGTCCCAAATCTTTGCCCATTCATTAGTGGGCAAGGTATCAGGAGCTGATTTTGCGATTCCTGCATTGTTTACAATTCCAGAAAGGGGACCATATTTTTTTACTAAATATGGAATGAAACCAATAACTTGAGAAGAATCACCAAGATCACATTTTTCAATAAAACCTGGGGTTTTTAGTTCTTTCTGTAGTTTGAGGGCTTCTGATTCATTCGCATTAAAGTGTACAATTACCTCAGCTCCTGATTCAGAGAGTTGCTTTGCAATGGCTCTTCCAATTCCTCGAGATGCCCCTGTAACCAGGATTCTCTGACCTGTTAATGAAATATTCATAATTGGAAATTTTAAAATGAACTTTTGAGCATATTGAAATCTTCAATAAATGCTTCTGTTGCTAATTTCTTACCTGAGTTTACTACATGAATGTAGTCAGAAAAATACTTTGGCTCATTAATTTTTCGGGAATGGTTAATCACACGAAAACTTGAATTATTAACCTGGATATCATCCCTTAAATAGGGAGCAATATAGATAATTAACTTACTTCCATTCTTTTGTGTCAACTCGCTTATTTTATCAAGGATTGGGTTTGGTAACTCTGTCTCAAAAAACCTTGGTTCAGGCATAACTTCTTGAGCCAAATAATCAGGGTATTGGTAATTTCCCAATTCATCAAATAGATATTTATAATTAGGTTTAAATAAGGCTAAGCCCGCTGGAGGTAATAATTCCATGTTATAATAAGCATAACCTAATACTGGGAAAAATTGCGAACTGAATAAAGGTTTTACCCAGCCTTCCTCATACTTTTTAAAATACCTTTGAATATATTCTTCCGAAACATAGGGCAAGAACCTATGATCATTTTCAGAAATAATGGTTTTGGAAGTTTCAAAATCAGGTAAGTCCAAAGAAACTACCACCCATTCAGAGGAATAACCTTGGGCATAAAAGTGCTCAAGCATCAATAAAGTGGAAGGCAAAGCAGTATAATCCATTGAAAAATTTACTGAAAGACCATCGATTGCTTCGCCAATCAATTTGGTGTCTATAGCGGCCAAACTTCTACTTGATCCAAAAACAGTCAATTCAAATGCCTGATTTGGAGTAAAATGGTGAACCAGGTAGGTTGTTTTAAAAAAATCACTCTTACCCAGTACTCTTAATCCTATGAATGCCAGTACATTAGCAATCAAAAGTGTCAGAGTCAAGTAAATTATAGATTTAGTTACAAACTTTTTCATCAAGCATCAAAATTGAAAATAGATGAAACTTTCATGGTTTTTAAACCCTCCGAAATAAAATATAAATAGGACAATTAATACCAGGCTCCAAGAAGGAAGCAATACTTCTTTTTTCTGTTTGCTTTCAAAGTAACCTTCTATGATCATCATCCCCATAATGCATAGCAAGACAATACCTAAAATGATCTTTCTTTTATTCGCTTCAAAAATAAAATTGGAAGACCCTTCATTGGTAAACATTAAACCTATGTAATTAAATGCTTGGGAAACGCTGTCTGCCCTAAAAAAGATCCAGCCTAAACAGACTACAGTAAAGGTTAGAAATATTTTTGGCAGGTTTTTGAGGATGGAATGCTCATGTAAATCCTGATGGGGTTTCATAAAGAAAAATGGAACGTACAAGATTCCATGGATCAAACCCCAAATGATAAATGTCCAATTGGCCCCATGCCAAAAGCCACTCACCAAAAAAACAATCAAAACATTTCTAAAGGAGGCCCAAGTGGAAACTCTACTTCCACCAAGAGGAATATAAACATAATCCCTAAACCAACTGGAAAGTGAAATATGCCATCTTTTCCAAAAATCATTGATGTTTTGAGCCAGATATGGAAATCTAAAATTTAGCATCAAATCAAATCCAAAAATTCGCGATAATCCGATTGCTATGTCTGAATATCCACTAAAATCTCCATAGATCTGAAAAGCAAATAATACCACACCAAGCATTAAGGAAAGACTTGATTGATTGGTATAATCAAGAAATATCTCATCTACCATAAATGCTGCATTATCAGCGATAACAATCTTTTTAAACATGCCCCATATAATTAACCTGAGACCCGAAACAGCAAATGAATAGTCAAAAATCCGAGGTTTTTGGAATTGTCCTAATAGATGAGAAGCTCTTTCAATTGGACCAGCAACCAATTGTGGGAAAAAACTAACGAAACCAAAAAATGCCAACCAATCATCTGTAGGCTCAAGTTTTCTTCTGTAAACATCAATGGTGTAGCTCAACGTTTGAAAAGTATAGAAACTTATCCCCACTGGTAATATAATGTCTAACCTTCCTGTAGGTATCTCTTTCCCAAAAAATGTAAAAGCTTCGCTAAGCGATTCGGAAAAAAAATTGTAGTATTTGAAAAAACCTAGAAGACCTAAGTTTGTCAATAGACTTAATCCAAGCAACATTTTCCTCTTCGATTCCACTGCTATGGTATCTAACCGTTTACCAATCAGAAAATCTATTCCGGAACTAAAAATAATTAAACTCAAAAATCTCCAATCCCACCAGCCGTAAAAGATGTAACTTGCTATCAATAAGACATATAGCTGGAATCGAAAGTGCTTTCTTAATGCCCAATAGAGTATAAAAACTATTGGAAGAAAGATGGCAAACTCAATGGAATTAAACAGCATAGAAATTTAAGATTGCCGAGGATTTACCAGTTTTCCCTAATCATCAGGGCTTGGATATGGGCTAAATGATGTTTGCCATGCCAACTATACATTAATGCTATTTCACTCAGAGGTGCAGAATGCTGTGATTCTGGGTGGAAATAGGTTTTTGAAAAATCAGCAGGAGACATATGATCAAGGATCACTCCCCATTTGAAGTGAATATTTTTAAGGATTCCGATAGATACTTCGATAGGCAATTTATTGTCGGCCAATTCTGCCCAAGCTGCCTCGTCATAAGGTTTAATCGTAGGGTTTTCTTCAGTTAAAGCTAATTTAAACCTAATAAAGGCATTGATATGACTATCTGCGCAGTGGTGAACTACTTGCCTGACGGTCCATCCTCCTGGTCTATAGGGAGTATCCAATTGATCCTCCGACATACTTTTCACAGTGGATTCCAAGAATTTAGGTAAGGATTTTATTTCTTCAATGGCTTCTGCCAGATCGGATTCCGTAATTTGGTTTGGTATTTGAAATCTACCAATTGGATATTTCAATAATTCAATGTCTATCATATGCTCTTTATTTTCCTGCCGCAATGGTGATCAAATCTACAGTTTTTGCACCATTAGCCAAAAGCACATTTGCACATGAGCAAAGTGTCGCCCCTGTAGTCATTACATCATCAACTAATAAAATTCTTCTGCCATCAGTAGGCCTAATTAGAGCAAATACTTCATCTACATTTTCCATCCTTTGAATTCTTGTCTTTTTAGTCTGAGTTTCAGTGAATTTCTTTCTTTCTAACATTTCTTCAATAGGCAATTGCAAGCCATGGGAAAGCCCCTTGGCAAATTCCTCACTTTGATTGTAGCCTCTTCGATATTTTTTTATGGGATGAAGTGGAACAGGAACAATAACATCCCAATTATTTGTCAAATCAACTTCATTTAATTGATTGGAATAGAGTTCACCTAATTGAATTCC comes from Algoriphagus halophilus and encodes:
- the mutS gene encoding DNA mismatch repair protein MutS — protein: MSKSKDGKETPLMKQYNAIKAKHPGALLLFRVGDFYETFGEDAVKASKVLDIVLTKRANGSASHIELAGFPHHSLDTYLPKLVRAGNRVAICDQLEDPKSVKGIVKRGVTELVTPGLSFNDQVLDTKRNNYLASIHFGKDTHGISFLDLSTGEFMCAEGSASYLEKLIQSFAPSEIIYSKAAKKAAQELLKDDFITFHCEDWVFQYDFTYEKLKGHFGTANLKGFGIEDQELGIIAAGAILYYLEETEHKEIQHISAISRIAEEKYVWLDKFTIRNLELVYAQHEGGVPLIQILDQTVTPMGSRMMKKWMVLPLKDKGAIEERLNVVDFFYQNSVLIENIVQELKHIGDLERLISKVVVGRANPREINQIKRALKALIPIKELLKSQENPTLKRLSDQLNLCEFLLEKIVKELKEDAPMLTHQGGIIKDGVDDELDEYRNLANTGKDFLVQLQQREVQNTGITSLKIAFNKVFGYYLEVTHAHKDKVPQEWIRKQTLVNAERYITPELKDYEEKILHAEERLVGLEQKYFLELVQETAKYVTQIQQNARVVGTLDVLLSFAQVALTNSYTRPKVSDTETLEFKDGRHPVIEKQLPLGENYVPNDIYLDHDSQQIMIITGPNMAGKSALLRQTALIVLMAQMGSFVPASFARVGIIDKVFTRVGASDNLSKGESTFMVEMTETASILNNLSNRSLVLMDEIGRGTSTYDGISIAWSIVEYLHNHPNFKAKTLFATHYHELNQLTEDFPRIKNFNVSVKEVGNKVIFMRKLKEGGSEHSFGIHVAQMAGMPNPVVLRASEIMSHLEKDKAVNEKNENIKSIPKNNYQLSLFEIDPKIQEAKELIEQIDINAISPIEALLKLHEIKKKLEG
- a CDS encoding RNA methyltransferase; amino-acid sequence: MKKLSMEELNRLSIEDYKKAGKSPIVLVLDNVRSLNNVGSAFRTGDAFRVEKIFLCGITGTPPHRDIQKTALGATESVEWSYSESTVEAITQLKAEGYKICALEQVDNSIFLNEYQPEKTDKIALIFGNEVFGVEDEVLEKCDHILEIPQLGTKHSLNISVTLGIAVWDMMVKLKQF
- a CDS encoding PaaI family thioesterase: MPTPLDFFTSLIGKKLDHTPSSAGNWLEGTLLEVSKSHIKVRYQVRPDMCNPARILHGGVASLMLDDAIGMANFVTGTEYLMTSINLSVDFLSSAQIGEDLDLTADLVRSGANINHWEAVIRKNNGKIVAKASSNMIKTHVKMSDLKL
- a CDS encoding SDR family NAD(P)-dependent oxidoreductase, which translates into the protein MNISLTGQRILVTGASRGIGRAIAKQLSESGAEVIVHFNANESEALKLQKELKTPGFIEKCDLGDSSQVIGFIPYLVKKYGPLSGIVNNAGIAKSAPDTLPTNEWAKIWDQTLQVNTTALGILCKEFIDQAKGLENGRIINISSRAAFRGDTTDYLAYAASKGALISLTRSIARYYGKVGIKAFLVAPGFTRTDMANEILSEYGEEYALNDIALTELTKPEDIAPMITLLCSGLADHATGTSIDINAGSYVH
- a CDS encoding MBOAT family O-acyltransferase, which codes for MLFNSIEFAIFLPIVFILYWALRKHFRFQLYVLLIASYIFYGWWDWRFLSLIIFSSGIDFLIGKRLDTIAVESKRKMLLGLSLLTNLGLLGFFKYYNFFSESLSEAFTFFGKEIPTGRLDIILPVGISFYTFQTLSYTIDVYRRKLEPTDDWLAFFGFVSFFPQLVAGPIERASHLLGQFQKPRIFDYSFAVSGLRLIIWGMFKKIVIADNAAFMVDEIFLDYTNQSSLSLMLGVVLFAFQIYGDFSGYSDIAIGLSRIFGFDLMLNFRFPYLAQNINDFWKRWHISLSSWFRDYVYIPLGGSRVSTWASFRNVLIVFLVSGFWHGANWTFIIWGLIHGILYVPFFFMKPHQDLHEHSILKNLPKIFLTFTVVCLGWIFFRADSVSQAFNYIGLMFTNEGSSNFIFEANKRKIILGIVLLCIMGMMIIEGYFESKQKKEVLLPSWSLVLIVLFIFYFGGFKNHESFIYFQF
- a CDS encoding YfiT family bacillithiol transferase, which translates into the protein MIDIELLKYPIGRFQIPNQITESDLAEAIEEIKSLPKFLESTVKSMSEDQLDTPYRPGGWTVRQVVHHCADSHINAFIRFKLALTEENPTIKPYDEAAWAELADNKLPIEVSIGILKNIHFKWGVILDHMSPADFSKTYFHPESQHSAPLSEIALMYSWHGKHHLAHIQALMIRENW
- a CDS encoding ComF family protein — protein: MPSENDLTQKIKGIANVGMAMSFLRFTKNGKSQKILHCLKYRNKPKLGIQLGELYSNQLNEVDLTNNWDVIVPVPLHPIKKYRRGYNQSEEFAKGLSHGLQLPIEEMLERKKFTETQTKKTRIQRMENVDEVFALIRPTDGRRILLVDDVMTTGATLCSCANVLLANGAKTVDLITIAAGK